A single Lactuca sativa cultivar Salinas chromosome 8, Lsat_Salinas_v11, whole genome shotgun sequence DNA region contains:
- the LOC111895411 gene encoding uncharacterized protein LOC111895411: MLLKSQRFFEECRPSRKHFHSFQQPDGFNPQSPLLHGGLQYVAQFWELLADFTMDFDEYDYLEKMVENPEPPKSDQRANGGEESGKNEDKDRSRSSRHRSEKSSDDRRSKRAKSGEDSREREKERGSSHHRSSPKDGDRSDRDKQRGTRETRDRDRDKDRSREDRNGKGRDKDRERERERDRGGDRDRERDRVRVKREHGREPEKEREERDQEKEKEHERPHRSGSRSERHGSERDREKSRDREVKDKEREKEKEKEREIREPDRDRESRRYKDKKEGAVEPEVDPERDQRTVFAYQISLKADERDVYEFFSRAGKVRDVRLIMDRNSRRSKGVGYIEFYDAMSVPMAIALSGQPLLGQPVMVKPSEAEKNLVQSTATAAGVAGGAAYAGGARKLYVGNLHYNMKEDQLRQVFESFGVVELVQLPTDETGNCKGFGFIQFARLEDARAAQSLNGQLEIAGRMMKVSAITDQSGMQEMGVNPGDFDDDEGGGLSLNARSRALLMQKLDRSGNTTSALGIPANNSTGLAPAGVPFSGLASMPGAVPLQLPLPPVPVPPIESIGIPSECLLLKNMFDPELEDEPDFDLDIKDDVQSECAKYGKLRHIYVEKESAGFVYLRFENSQSAVAAQQALHGRWFAGKMITATFMVPQNYEGKFPDSI; encoded by the exons ATGCTGTTAAAGTCGCAGCGATTTTTTGAGGAGTGTCGGCCTTCGAGAAAACACTTCCACTCTTTCCAACAACCAGACGGTTTCAATCCGCAGTCACCTCTTCTCCACGGCGGTCTTCAATACGTTGCTCAG TTTTGGGAACTATTAGCTGACTTTACAATGGATTTTGATGAGTATGATTACTTGGAAAAAATGGTGGAAAATCCCGAACCACCAAAGTCGGATCAAAGAGCTAATGGTGGTGAAGAAAGTGGTAAAAATGAAGATAAAGATCGAAGCCGAAGCTCTAGGCATAGAAGTGAGAAAAGCAGTGATGATCGTAGGTCAAAACGTGCAAAATCAGGTGAAGATTCCCGTGAACGTGAGAAAGAAAGAGGCTCTTCTCACCATCGTTCATCTCCAAAAGATGGGGATAGGAGTGATAGAGACAAACAAAGGGGTACCCGTGAAACACGAGACAGAGATAGGGATAAAGATAGGAGCAGGGAGGACAGAAATGGAAAGGGTAGAGATAAAgatagagaaagagaaagagaaagagacagAGGTGGTGACAGGGATAGGGAGAGGGACAGAGTGAGGGTAAAAAGGGAGCATGGACGTGAGCCTGAGAAAGAAAGGGAAgagagagatcaagagaaagagaaagaacaTGAAAGACCACATCGAAGTGGAAGCCGATCAGAAAGACATGGGAGTGAAAGGGACAGGGAAAAGAGCCGTGATAGAGAGGTCAAAGataaagaaagagaaaaagaaaaagaaaaagaaagggaAATTAGAGAACCTGATCGTGATCGTGAAAGCag GCGATATAAAGACAAAAAGGAAGGAGCAGTCGAGCCGGAGGTTGATCCTGAAAGAGATCAGCGCACTGTCTTTGCATATCAG ATATCTCTCAAGGCTGATGAAAGAGATGTTTATGAGTTCTTCTCAAGGGCTGGCAAG GTTCGAGATGTACGTCTTATTATGGACCGAAACTCAAGGCGCTCAAAAGGGGTTGG GTACATTGAGTTTTATGATGCAATGTCTGTCCCTATGGCAATAGCACTATCTGGTCAACCTCTTCTTGGTCAACCCGTCATGGTCAAACCATCAGAAGCTGAAAAGAATCTTGTGCAGTCCACTGCAACAGCTGCTGGGGTTGCAGGCGGTGCAGCATACGCAGGGGGGGCTAGAAAGTTATATGTTGGCAATCTTCATTACAACATGAAAGAAGATCAACTTCGCCAG GTATTTGAATCATTTGGTGTTGTAGAGCTGGTGCAATTGCCTACTGATGAGACTGGAAATTGTAAAGGTTTTGGTTTTATTCAG TTTGCACGTCTTGAAGATGCTAGAGCTGCACAGAGTTTAAATGGTCAATTGGAGATTGCAGGTCGAATGATGAAG GTGTCTGCCATTACTGATCAATCTGGAATGCAAGAAATGGGTGTAAATCCTGGTGATTTTGATGATGACGAAGGAGGTGGCCTG TCTTTGAATGCACGTTCTCGAGCACTTCTCATGCAGAAGTTGGATcgtagtggaaacacaacaag TGCACTTGGCATCCCGGCCAATAATAGCACAGGCCTAGCGCCAGCTGGCGTTCCTTTTTCTGGGCTTGCATCGATGCCTGGTGCTGTGCCACTCCAACTCCCACTCCCACCTGTTCCTGTTCCACCCATAGAGAGCATTGGTATCCCCAGTGAATGTCTGTTGCTGAAAAACATGTTTGATCCTGAGTTAgag GATGAGCCAGATTTTGATCTTGATATCAAGGATGACGTTCAATCTGAATGCGCAAAATACGGAAAGCTAAGACATATTTATGTCGAGAA GGAGAGTGCTGGATTTGTGTATTTACGTTTTGAGAATAGTCAATCTGCTGTAGCTGCTCAGCAAGCTCTTCATGGAAGATGGTTTGCTGGAAAGATGATCACTGCTACCTTTATG GTGCCACAAAACTATGAGGGCAAATTTCCGGACAGCATCTAG